CGAACTAACCAAAAGTCCAGTGCAGGATGATGACTCCAAAAGTACCTAAAAAGACTTAGTTATTCTTACCCGCGCGCTTTGAAAATGGGTCCCCCTCTTCCACTCTCTTACTCCGATCGGAATTGATTGAATATAACTAACAGATTGCGCGACATTACCACGGCTACTACGTACTCGTTCCCTACTGACAGTTGCTCCTGGtgttctcttcctttctcttctaccCACCCCCACCCCACTTGTGTCCCTTCTTCCCGCTCCCTGAATCGATTTCTGTGGCACGGCAGCGATGTACCACTTGTGGctattaatcttattatattGATATCCGGAGCGTTTTTTCCCTTTACTCCCCCCTCTCTCCTCCTCGTTGTCGCTTACCTACTGCTACCAACGTTCTCATCCTGTCTCAACGCCTCTAAGAGTCGTTGACGCAATTAAAATCCCGCTTTGAGAGCGGTCGATCAACCACTACTGGACAGGACATTCTTTTGCGCTTTTTGACGTCCCTCATTGGTTTCGGCCGACGTCGCATAAGCTCGTACCTCAACTCAATCTTTCGCAAACCTCCACACATGAGCCTCCGCTTTGCTATCATCACTCGGTCTTGACTAGGACTAAACTTACTAGTGGCAACATCTCGCAGAACCCTTCTGTATTCCCTATTCTTTCTTCAATTTCGCGCTTGGAGTTGGCCGTTTCCGTCACTGGGTAGCTGTGCTGTCTCTGGGATTCTCTGTCTCTAATTAATTCGGGGTAATCGGCTATCGGATAGCCTGGCTGTGATTTTCCGACATTATCACATTTGTCGAGCAGTCCTACAATCGTCTGGACTTCAACCGGCAGCTCTATTCAGGTTTCTGTGACATCAGGGTGCTGTGTCGTACGAACGGAACGCCAGAAGCCACCTCTCGAGTAACTGTTTCAGCTGGAGTTCTGACTGTCGCCATTTGATCGCAACTAGAGGCACGCGcgtgttttctttttgcatttGTTTCGCTATTTAATTCCACCATCctaaaataatactattactacAACAAATCGGTTAGTTGCTCTCCCGGCAAAGATAGCCTGCCCACTCGTATTCTGTGTTGGTGGTCGTCGCATGTCTTAAAGATCACCTTTTGAGTGGTCATGAGCATTTGTCAGGCGTGTCCCCTGATTCACCTGCTGCCATTGGACTTCGCCCGTTCCCCTCCCATGTGTACACCAACGCTGAAGTTCTTAAACTAATTGGCACCTTCAGAGGTCGTGACAAAGGGTCTTCCTATAAGTGAGAGAAAATCATAGACAACATGGGTTGTATGGGCTCAAAGCCCGTTGACACAACGGATAAGGATGCGTTACAACGAAATGCTCGGATAGACAAGGTCCTGAAGAATGACAAAAAAGTGATGGATAGGACTATCAAgattctccttctcggtAAGTCTCCGGACAAGTTTATCTCGGCAATGTGTATTCACAGACCATTAGGTGCTGGCGAATCAGGAAAATCAACAATCATAAAACAAATGCGCATCATCCATTCTGGGGGATTTCCTGACGATGAACGCCGTCAAACGCGTGCAGTAATCTATTCCAATGTTGTCATTGCATTCAAGGTTTTGCTGGATATTATGCGCACGGAAAGCATCGAGTTTGAGCAAGAGAAGACAAAGGTAAATAAGAATTGGCATTGTTCCACACCTCACCCTATTTGCATCCTGTTTGAAGCAATAGCTAATCTTTGATACCAACCCCCAGCCACTTGCGGATTATATGGATACTCTGGAGTCTGACGTGGGCTCAGATGAAGCATTTTCCGACCTCAAGGTTCGCGATGCCATGAGAGACATGTGGAATGATGCAGGGGTGCAAAAGGCTGTCGCTAGAGGGCATGAATTTGCTCTACACGATAATCTGCATTAGTGCGTACCGATCTCCTAACAATAAAACAGACGGTTGTTGACCTTCATATAGCTTCTTTGATTCACTTGACCGGATATTCGCGCCTGGCTGGCTTCCAGACAATCAGGACATGCTCCAAGCGCGTTTGCGAACCACAGGAATTACAGAGACTTTATTTGAACTTGGCCAAATGAACTTCCGAATGATGGATGTTGGTGGCCAACGGTCTGAGCGCAAGAAGTGGATCCATTGTTTTGAGGGTGTGCAGTGTCTTCTCTTCATGGTAGCCTTATCAGGCTACGACCAGTGCTTAGTGGAGGATCAGAACGCTGTAAGAATCTTGCGCCCCCTTCCAGATCTGACACATCTAACGCAGTCTGTTAACAGAACCAAATGCACGAGGCCATGATGCTGTTCGAGTCATTGGTTAACGGAGAATGGTTCAAGCGCAAGCccatcattcttttcctaAACAAGATCGATCTCTTCAAGGGCAAACTAAGTGTCTCCCCCGTGTCTAAACACTTTCCGGATTACAACGGTTCGAATACGGACTTTGATGCTGCGGCAAGATATTTCGCTGACAGGTTCCGCGGCATCAATCGTATCCCCGACCGAGAGATCTACATCCATTACACTAATGCGACTGATACAACATTGCTGAAAGCAACCATGGATTCGGTGCAAGACATGATCATTCAAAAGAATCTGCACACTCTTATCTTATGATAATTAATGTTTTATCAGAGACGATTGGCTTCCACGATAATTTCCGCGAGCCTGAGACTATTCTAATCACTCAGCATTCCACGTTGCATTTTCCGAGCGTTTCCCCTTTCTACGACACTTTGGCCCTCTCCTTAGCCTTGAATTATTcttgcccttttcttttcttttcgtccTACATGCATCGAGGAAGCGGTCTTGGTCGACTCTGTGCTACAGTTCTACTATGCCACACTGCATGAAAAGCTTACACTACTACATGGTGCTTCATTTGGTTCGGTTCAGCGACgagtttctttccttttaCGCCATGCAGATTGATACCATTCTATTCttctattctcttttctctcgtcATTCATTATGTCTGGCGGTTTCCATGGCTACTTGccttttttgtctttttacGCTGTAATACATTGTGGCGAAGCCTTCGGCATTTTGTTCTCATAATATCTAGTTTCAATCTTACGAATATTGTCAATCCGATCTGGGCTGAAGTGTCTATGGGTGAGGATTTCTTGTTTCCTGGTGTTAATTGGGACTGGTGCGTTTGTCTTTGTGAAGATAGCAACCTATTCCTCTTTGAGATGCAGCTGTGTAGGTACTAGCGTTCTCTTTCTCACTCTTGGAGGTATTGACTTTCTCTTGTTCTGGTTGCAAGGAGGTTGTTTTGGAATAGTTTCAGGGTTATGAGCAAT
This Aspergillus flavus chromosome 1, complete sequence DNA region includes the following protein-coding sequences:
- a CDS encoding G protein complex alpha subunit GanA (guanine nucleotide-binding protein subunit alpha); the protein is MGCMGSKPVDTTDKDALQRNARIDKVLKNDKKVMDRTIKILLLGAGESGKSTIIKQMRIIHSGGFPDDERRQTRAVIYSNVVIAFKVLLDIMRTESIEFEQEKTKPLADYMDTLESDVGSDEAFSDLKVRDAMRDMWNDAGVQKAVARGHEFALHDNLHYFFDSLDRIFAPGWLPDNQDMLQARLRTTGITETLFELGQMNFRMMDVGGQRSERKKWIHCFEGVQCLLFMVALSGYDQCLVEDQNANQMHEAMMLFESLVNGEWFKRKPIILFLNKIDLFKGKLSVSPVSKHFPDYNGSNTDFDAAARYFADRFRGINRIPDREIYIHYTNATDTTLLKATMDSVQDMIIQKNLHTLIL